The following proteins come from a genomic window of Sphaerisporangium rubeum:
- a CDS encoding extracellular catalytic domain type 1 short-chain-length polyhydroxyalkanoate depolymerase — protein sequence MRKHVKQLVGLGAGVVAVSTGVITALSASTAPEPQATAATLTQVTDFGANPGDIQMYLYVPADVAPRPGILVAMHGCNGTATAFHQDTEFASLADRYGFVVIYPQAGKSANGLSNCFDVWSDDALRHDGGSDPASIVSMVNHVVRRHNGDARRVFATGFSSGAMETVNLLATHPDVFTAGAPFAGVPFGCLGPPGCGDRTPRHWGDLVRGAYPGYTGPRPRLMAWHGTTDDVLNFSMLRKQVDQWTDVWETSQIPTSTTTVQRNWTKRVYGTGQIEAWTITDAGHDLPHKGMAVHAIRFFGLDATPPAAAPQSRP from the coding sequence ATGAGAAAGCACGTCAAGCAACTCGTCGGCCTCGGTGCCGGTGTCGTCGCGGTGAGCACCGGAGTGATCACCGCGCTGTCCGCCTCGACGGCCCCCGAGCCGCAGGCGACCGCGGCGACCCTCACTCAGGTGACCGACTTCGGCGCCAACCCCGGCGACATTCAGATGTACCTGTACGTCCCCGCCGACGTGGCCCCCCGGCCGGGAATCCTGGTGGCGATGCACGGCTGCAACGGCACCGCCACCGCCTTCCACCAGGACACCGAGTTCGCCTCGCTCGCCGACCGCTACGGCTTCGTCGTCATCTACCCGCAGGCCGGCAAGAGCGCCAACGGCCTGTCCAACTGCTTCGACGTGTGGTCGGACGACGCGCTGCGCCACGACGGCGGCAGCGATCCGGCGTCGATCGTCTCCATGGTGAATCACGTCGTCCGGCGCCACAACGGAGACGCACGACGCGTGTTCGCCACCGGCTTCTCCTCCGGCGCCATGGAGACCGTCAACCTGCTCGCCACCCACCCCGACGTCTTCACGGCAGGCGCACCCTTCGCCGGCGTCCCCTTCGGCTGCCTCGGCCCTCCCGGCTGCGGCGACCGCACCCCCCGGCACTGGGGCGACCTGGTACGCGGCGCCTACCCCGGCTACACAGGCCCCCGTCCCCGCCTCATGGCCTGGCACGGCACCACCGACGACGTCCTGAACTTCTCGATGCTGCGGAAGCAGGTCGACCAGTGGACCGACGTGTGGGAGACCAGTCAGATCCCCACATCCACCACCACCGTGCAGCGGAACTGGACCAAGCGCGTCTACGGCACCGGCCAGATAGAGGCCTGGACCATCACCGACGCCGGCCACGACCTCCCCCACAAGGGCATGGCCGTCCACGCCATCCGCTTCTTCGGCCTCGACGCCACACCCCCGGCCGCCGCACCCCAAAGCAGGCCGTAG
- a CDS encoding endo-1,4-beta-xylanase: MGTNVTPPDSRHRSSKVLRAVVAGALGVAGTVAALTLPAGPVGAAESTLAAAAAQSGRYFGTAIAAGKLGDSQYTSIANREFNMVTAENEMKIDATEPNRGQFNFTNGDRVYNWAVQNGKRVRGHTLAWYSQQPGWMQSLSGSSLRQAMIDHINGVVNHYKGKIYAWDVVNEAFADGNSGGRRDSNLQRTGNDWIEVAFRTARAADPAAKLCYNDYNIDNWSWAKTQGVYNMVRDFKSRGVPIDCVGLQSHFNSQSPYNSNYRTTISSFAALGVDVQITELDIQGGSAQTYASVVNDCLAVARCTGITVWGVRDSDSWLGANTSPLLFDSSGNKKAAYTSVLNALNNASPNPTPTATPTVTPTVTPTSGGGGTGQIRGVGSGRCVDVPNSSTTDGTQVQIYDCHTNANQQWTLTSSGEFQVYGNKCLDAAGTGNGVKVQIYSCWGGDNQKWRVNSNGTITGVQSGLCLDAANNGSGNGTLLQMYSCHGGNNQRWTWTG; encoded by the coding sequence ATGGGTACGAACGTCACACCGCCGGACTCCCGGCACCGATCCAGCAAGGTTCTCCGGGCCGTGGTCGCCGGCGCGCTCGGTGTCGCAGGCACCGTCGCCGCGCTCACGTTGCCCGCCGGTCCCGTCGGCGCCGCGGAGAGCACGCTCGCCGCCGCCGCCGCGCAGAGCGGCCGGTACTTCGGCACCGCGATCGCGGCCGGCAAGCTCGGCGACTCGCAGTACACGAGCATCGCGAACCGCGAGTTCAACATGGTGACCGCCGAGAACGAGATGAAGATCGACGCCACCGAGCCGAACCGGGGGCAGTTCAACTTCACCAACGGCGACCGGGTCTACAACTGGGCCGTGCAGAACGGCAAGCGGGTCCGCGGCCACACGCTGGCGTGGTACTCGCAGCAGCCCGGCTGGATGCAGTCGCTGTCCGGCAGCTCGCTGCGGCAGGCGATGATCGACCACATCAACGGCGTGGTGAACCACTACAAGGGCAAGATCTACGCCTGGGACGTGGTGAACGAGGCGTTCGCCGACGGCAACTCCGGTGGCCGCCGTGACTCGAACCTGCAGCGCACCGGCAACGACTGGATCGAGGTCGCGTTCCGCACCGCTCGCGCCGCCGACCCCGCCGCCAAGCTCTGCTACAACGACTACAACATCGACAACTGGTCCTGGGCCAAGACCCAAGGCGTCTACAACATGGTGCGCGACTTCAAGTCACGCGGCGTGCCGATCGACTGTGTGGGCCTGCAGTCCCACTTCAACAGCCAGAGCCCGTACAACAGCAACTACCGCACCACCATCAGCAGCTTCGCCGCGCTCGGCGTCGACGTGCAGATCACCGAGCTGGACATCCAGGGCGGCTCCGCACAGACCTACGCCAGCGTCGTGAACGACTGCCTGGCGGTGGCCCGCTGCACCGGCATCACCGTCTGGGGTGTCCGCGACAGCGACTCCTGGCTCGGCGCCAACACCAGCCCGTTGCTGTTCGACTCCAGCGGCAACAAGAAGGCCGCCTACACCTCGGTCCTCAACGCGCTCAACAACGCGTCGCCGAACCCGACGCCGACGGCGACCCCCACCGTCACGCCGACCGTCACGCCGACCAGTGGTGGCGGCGGCACCGGTCAGATCAGAGGCGTGGGGTCAGGCCGCTGCGTGGACGTGCCGAACAGCAGCACCACCGACGGCACCCAGGTCCAGATCTACGACTGCCACACCAACGCGAACCAGCAGTGGACCCTCACGTCATCCGGCGAGTTCCAGGTGTACGGCAACAAGTGTCTCGACGCCGCGGGAACCGGCAACGGCGTCAAGGTGCAGATCTACTCCTGCTGGGGTGGCGACAACCAGAAGTGGCGCGTCAACTCCAACGGCACCATCACCGGCGTGCAGTCCGGCCTGTGCCTCGACGCCGCGAACAACGGCTCAGGCAACGGCACCCTGCTCCAGATGTACAGCTGCCACGGCGGCAACAACCAGCGGTGGACCTGGACCGGCTGA
- a CDS encoding sensor histidine kinase, with protein MRTIRFKLYSLLCLPIAALSVLWMFITGHIVGDYFELRRAVTQFDQVAMPAANLASAVMQERRLSAMLVSSDESDGGRLSDAREDTDAAVSLFHQRATSLEGLSAIGPDILADVAELERQAQGLGTIRQDVDARTLDRMRIVQEYTRIQDTLYGLYDRLVTVPEIGLFRQAAGLQTIVRSRETLSREDALLTAAILRGPLQGHERRALAEMVAGRRLLLDRGVAVLDGELRRPYDTLLDSADYRNLVALENQVLAGDGLPASAQDWQALATSVGPGLDRLTGDSQALLNDRSDATAAGMIAQIVAAGGLGLLAILIALVLSARLGRGLAQELADLRSAALELADVQLPRVVSKLRDSQAVDVESEAPPVTITGTTLEAQDVAQALTTVRRTAIEAAVGQADLRTGVSHVFRNLARRNQSLLHRQLTQLSTMQSKTDAPDTLADIFSLDHLTTRMRRQAEGLIILSGAPAGRAWRRPVPVHDVVRGAVAEVEQHARVTVLPMSDAAIAGTAVADVIHLLAELIENATVFSPPTTRVQIRGELVGRGFAVEVEDRGLGLSEEAREEINQRLADPPEFDLADSDRLGLFVVSRLAARHHAKVTLRRSPYGGTSAVVLLPTSMIILPNDNLPPDPHPAHPLAQRPSPEPHP; from the coding sequence ATGCGGACCATCCGCTTCAAGCTGTACTCCCTGTTATGCCTGCCGATCGCGGCGCTGTCGGTGCTGTGGATGTTCATCACCGGCCACATCGTCGGCGACTACTTCGAGCTGCGCAGGGCCGTCACCCAGTTCGACCAGGTCGCCATGCCGGCCGCGAACCTCGCGTCCGCCGTCATGCAGGAACGCCGCCTGTCGGCGATGCTCGTGAGCAGCGACGAGTCCGACGGCGGACGGCTGTCGGACGCGCGTGAGGACACCGACGCCGCCGTGTCGCTGTTCCACCAGCGGGCCACGTCCCTGGAGGGCCTGTCGGCGATCGGCCCCGACATCCTGGCCGACGTGGCCGAACTGGAACGGCAGGCCCAGGGCCTCGGCACCATCCGCCAGGACGTGGACGCGCGGACGCTGGACCGGATGCGCATCGTGCAGGAGTACACCAGGATCCAGGACACCCTGTACGGCCTGTACGACCGGCTGGTCACCGTGCCGGAGATCGGGCTGTTCCGGCAGGCGGCGGGGCTGCAGACCATCGTCAGGTCCCGCGAGACGCTGTCGCGGGAGGACGCGCTGCTGACCGCCGCCATCCTGCGCGGCCCGCTGCAGGGACACGAGCGGCGCGCGCTCGCCGAGATGGTCGCGGGCCGCCGGCTGCTGCTGGACCGCGGCGTCGCCGTGCTCGACGGGGAGCTGCGGCGGCCGTACGACACGCTGCTCGACTCGGCCGACTACCGCAACCTCGTCGCGCTGGAGAACCAGGTGCTGGCCGGCGACGGACTCCCGGCGTCCGCGCAGGACTGGCAGGCCCTCGCCACCTCGGTCGGGCCCGGGCTCGACCGCCTCACCGGCGACAGCCAGGCGCTGCTCAACGACCGGTCCGACGCCACCGCCGCCGGCATGATCGCGCAGATCGTCGCCGCCGGCGGCCTCGGCCTGCTCGCGATCCTCATCGCTCTCGTGCTGTCGGCGCGGCTCGGCCGGGGCCTCGCGCAGGAGCTCGCCGACCTGCGCAGCGCCGCGCTGGAACTGGCCGACGTGCAACTTCCCCGCGTGGTGAGCAAGCTGCGTGACAGCCAGGCCGTGGACGTCGAGTCCGAGGCGCCTCCCGTCACCATCACCGGCACCACGCTGGAGGCCCAGGACGTCGCGCAGGCCCTGACCACCGTGCGCCGCACCGCCATCGAGGCCGCCGTGGGCCAGGCCGACCTGCGTACCGGTGTCAGCCACGTCTTCCGCAACCTGGCCCGCCGCAACCAGTCGCTGCTGCACCGGCAGCTCACGCAACTCAGCACCATGCAGAGCAAGACCGACGCACCCGACACACTGGCCGACATCTTCTCGCTCGACCACCTCACCACCCGCATGCGCCGCCAGGCCGAAGGCCTGATCATTCTGTCCGGCGCACCCGCCGGCCGCGCCTGGCGCCGTCCCGTCCCCGTGCACGACGTCGTCCGCGGCGCCGTGGCCGAGGTCGAGCAGCACGCGCGCGTCACCGTACTGCCGATGTCCGACGCCGCCATCGCCGGCACCGCCGTCGCCGACGTCATCCACCTGCTCGCCGAGCTCATCGAGAACGCCACCGTCTTCTCGCCGCCGACCACCCGGGTGCAGATCCGCGGCGAACTGGTGGGCCGTGGCTTCGCCGTCGAGGTGGAGGACCGGGGCCTCGGCCTGAGCGAGGAGGCGCGCGAGGAGATCAACCAGCGCCTCGCCGACCCCCCGGAGTTCGACCTCGCCGACAGCGACCGCCTCGGCCTGTTCGTCGTCAGCCGCCTCGCGGCCCGCCACCACGCCAAGGTCACCCTGCGCCGCTCCCCGTACGGCGGCACCAGCGCCGTCGTCCTCCTCCCCACCAGCATGATCATCCTGCCGAACGACAACCTGCCACCCGACCCGCACCCCGCGCACCCGCTGGCGCAGCGGCCCTCACCGGAGCCGCACCCGTGA
- a CDS encoding amidohydrolase family protein, with amino-acid sequence MGAVIHSAPLVVPISRPPIRDGAVAVRHGRVLATGPRREITATHPDAEELRWPGVMVAGLVNAHTHLQFTRMAEVGRHPHGTFEDWSTAFDAVYAASRDTDWAASAREGACLALRHGTTAVADIVTDAEALPVLGECGLGGVAYFEVLGDTDATWTATGRDRLTGRVRDFGVLGLSPHSPYTLDTGVLGDLAVLGRAFGLRQHIHLLESLHEREYTVSGTGPIARLVRDLGFDFQILRDGGTGKGPVAFLDSVGLLGPECHVAHGVHLDHDERALLRERGVSVALCPRSNQALGLEGPPIAALLEEGGPIAVGTDSLASAPSLDLLEDVRLLRDLALRQGYRSPDLSRRLMEAATAGGAHALGLGSGPGRIGTLGPGSRCDFAVFAVDPAGHNPYDALVVDGPGRCVATVTANGRIHPATETPQDHP; translated from the coding sequence ATGGGTGCCGTGATCCACTCGGCACCGCTGGTCGTCCCCATCTCCCGTCCCCCGATCCGTGACGGCGCGGTGGCCGTACGCCACGGCAGGGTGCTCGCCACCGGGCCGCGCCGTGAGATCACGGCCACCCACCCCGACGCCGAGGAGCTGCGCTGGCCGGGGGTGATGGTCGCGGGGCTGGTCAACGCGCACACCCACCTGCAGTTCACCCGGATGGCCGAGGTGGGACGGCACCCGCACGGCACGTTCGAGGACTGGTCGACCGCGTTCGACGCGGTGTACGCGGCGAGCAGGGACACCGACTGGGCCGCGAGCGCGCGTGAGGGTGCGTGCCTGGCGCTGCGGCACGGCACGACCGCGGTCGCCGACATCGTGACCGACGCCGAGGCGCTTCCCGTGCTCGGCGAGTGCGGCCTCGGCGGCGTCGCCTACTTCGAGGTCCTCGGCGACACCGATGCCACCTGGACGGCGACCGGCCGCGACCGCCTCACCGGCAGGGTGCGCGACTTCGGGGTGCTCGGCCTGTCGCCGCACTCGCCGTACACCCTGGACACCGGGGTGCTCGGCGACCTCGCCGTGCTCGGCCGCGCGTTCGGGCTGCGGCAGCACATCCACCTGCTGGAGTCGCTGCACGAACGCGAGTACACCGTGTCCGGCACCGGGCCGATCGCGCGGCTGGTGCGCGACCTCGGGTTCGACTTCCAGATCCTGCGCGACGGCGGCACCGGCAAGGGCCCCGTGGCGTTCCTCGACTCGGTCGGCCTGCTCGGGCCGGAGTGCCACGTCGCGCACGGCGTGCACCTCGACCACGACGAACGCGCGCTGCTGCGCGAACGCGGCGTCAGCGTGGCGCTGTGCCCCCGCTCCAACCAGGCGCTCGGCCTGGAAGGGCCACCGATCGCCGCGCTGCTCGAGGAAGGCGGCCCGATCGCCGTCGGCACCGACTCGCTGGCCTCGGCGCCGTCCCTGGACCTGCTGGAGGACGTGCGGCTGCTGCGCGACCTCGCGCTGCGGCAGGGCTACCGCTCCCCCGACCTGTCGCGGCGGCTGATGGAGGCCGCGACCGCCGGCGGCGCGCACGCGCTCGGGCTCGGGTCAGGGCCCGGCCGCATCGGCACCCTCGGACCGGGATCGCGGTGCGACTTCGCCGTGTTCGCCGTCGACCCGGCCGGCCACAACCCCTACGACGCGCTCGTCGTGGACGGCCCCGGCCGGTGCGTCGCGACCGTCACGGCGAACGGGCGGATCCACCCCGCCACCGAGACCCCGCAGGACCACCCATGA
- a CDS encoding CbiQ family ECF transporter T component: protein MDVTPRYLGAGSFLSRRDPRVLLVVPALYLVAVAGIDDLRAVLACAAVALLYYRAAGIPWRGVRANWAFMLTFSTLIVIANSILTTADTRTSGAELFTVPLTGTVISWATLSYAATLLVRYVSLAMVGFPVAFNIAPSDLGVAFARLGLSQRLAYGVDLTFRFLPSTWAAFRETIDAQRVRGYEHSGSRNPVKRLISLKPVVIPVTVNALIDAEDTTNAMDLRGFGGSRHRTWMRELAFDRADLLVLTGFAALAAGMVAARFLGLTENVWVP, encoded by the coding sequence GTGGATGTCACGCCCCGGTACCTCGGCGCGGGCTCCTTCCTCAGCCGCCGCGACCCGCGCGTGCTGCTGGTTGTGCCCGCGCTCTACCTCGTGGCCGTGGCCGGGATCGACGACCTGCGCGCCGTGCTGGCGTGCGCGGCCGTCGCGCTGCTGTACTACCGCGCCGCGGGCATCCCGTGGCGCGGAGTACGCGCCAACTGGGCCTTCATGCTGACGTTCTCCACGCTGATCGTGATCGCCAACAGCATCCTGACCACCGCCGACACCCGCACGTCCGGCGCCGAGCTTTTCACCGTGCCCCTGACCGGTACGGTTATCAGCTGGGCCACGCTGTCGTACGCCGCGACGCTGCTGGTGCGGTACGTGTCCCTCGCCATGGTCGGGTTCCCCGTGGCGTTCAACATCGCGCCGTCGGACCTCGGGGTGGCGTTCGCGCGGCTCGGCCTGTCGCAGCGGCTCGCCTACGGTGTGGACCTCACGTTCCGGTTCCTGCCGTCCACCTGGGCCGCGTTCCGCGAGACCATCGACGCGCAGCGCGTCAGGGGGTACGAGCACAGCGGCAGCCGCAACCCGGTGAAGCGGCTCATCTCCCTGAAACCGGTCGTCATCCCGGTCACCGTCAACGCGCTGATCGACGCCGAGGACACCACCAACGCGATGGACCTGCGCGGCTTCGGCGGCAGCAGGCACCGCACATGGATGCGCGAGCTGGCGTTCGACCGCGCCGACCTGCTGGTGCTCACCGGCTTCGCGGCGCTCGCCGCCGGCATGGTCGCGGCCCGGTTCCTCGGACTGACGGAGAACGTATGGGTGCCGTGA